Proteins encoded by one window of Pseudomonas sp. PSKL.D1:
- a CDS encoding LysR family transcriptional regulator: MRRKIPSTTALICFEAAARHESFTKAANELALTQGAVCRQIGGLEDFLNVELFRRSRRGVKLTEAGLSYSRQVAAQLDAVERDTLSVMRQQGASVIELAVVPTFGTQWLLPRLKDFQQKHPEVTVNLTNRTRPFLFADTPFDAAIYFGDADWSGTQSHRLMGENPVPVCSPAWLMGEAALSAQHIATLPLLQQTTRPYAWRQWFEGQSLDIEGDMTGPRYELFSMLAQAAMHEMGVALIPPFLIQRELEEGRLVVANRHALTSDKAYYLMIPERKVESASLRAFRDWLADTARHYSQSHDDGSD; encoded by the coding sequence ATGCGCCGCAAGATCCCCAGCACAACAGCCTTGATCTGCTTCGAGGCAGCTGCACGCCATGAAAGCTTCACCAAGGCCGCCAACGAGCTTGCACTCACTCAAGGGGCTGTTTGCCGACAGATCGGCGGGCTGGAGGACTTCCTCAATGTCGAACTGTTCCGGCGCTCCCGCCGTGGCGTGAAACTGACAGAAGCCGGCCTTTCGTATAGCCGGCAGGTCGCGGCACAACTGGACGCAGTGGAACGCGACACGCTGTCGGTCATGCGCCAGCAAGGCGCCAGCGTCATCGAGCTGGCAGTGGTTCCAACCTTTGGCACCCAGTGGCTGCTGCCAAGGCTCAAGGACTTCCAGCAAAAACACCCGGAGGTCACTGTCAATCTGACCAACCGCACCCGACCTTTTCTCTTTGCAGATACGCCATTCGACGCTGCCATCTATTTTGGCGACGCTGACTGGTCGGGCACTCAATCCCACCGCCTCATGGGTGAAAACCCCGTGCCAGTCTGCAGCCCTGCATGGTTGATGGGGGAGGCTGCGCTCAGCGCGCAACACATTGCCACCTTGCCGCTTCTGCAGCAAACCACTCGCCCTTATGCCTGGCGCCAATGGTTTGAAGGCCAGAGCCTTGATATTGAAGGCGACATGACCGGCCCACGTTATGAGCTATTTTCGATGCTCGCCCAAGCGGCAATGCATGAAATGGGCGTTGCACTTATTCCGCCATTCTTGATCCAGCGCGAACTGGAGGAGGGCAGGCTTGTGGTCGCGAACCGGCACGCACTCACTAGCGACAAGGCCTATTATCTGATGATTCCTGAACGCAAGGTTGAATCCGCTTCTTTGCGCGCATTTCGCGACTGGCTCGCAGATACAGCGCGGCACTATAGCCAGTCACATGATGACGGCTCGGACTAA